The following proteins are co-located in the Brevibacillus laterosporus DSM 25 genome:
- the hisF gene encoding imidazole glycerol phosphate synthase subunit HisF produces MLTKRIIPCLDVKEGRVVKGIQFVGLRDAGDPVELAKKYCQEGADELVFLDISASHEGRKTMIDVIERTAAHITIPFTVGGGINSIEDMKQILRAGADKISLNTAAVLNPRLIQEGASFFGSQCIVVAIDAKQTGPSTWEVFTHGGRKATGLNVLDWAREVERLGAGELLLTSMDDDGEKSGFGLELTSLVSTTVGIPVIASGGAGHVEHFVDVLTVGKADAALAASIFHYEKTSITAVKKFVMTKGVPVRYEGETAIREAEI; encoded by the coding sequence ATGTTAACCAAGCGCATCATTCCATGTTTGGATGTTAAAGAGGGGCGAGTGGTGAAAGGGATTCAGTTTGTAGGCTTACGAGATGCTGGTGATCCAGTTGAACTCGCCAAAAAATACTGCCAAGAGGGAGCTGATGAGCTGGTATTTTTAGATATATCAGCCTCCCATGAAGGGCGTAAAACAATGATAGATGTTATTGAGCGGACCGCTGCCCATATCACCATTCCGTTTACAGTGGGCGGTGGTATCAATTCTATTGAAGATATGAAACAAATTTTGCGAGCTGGTGCAGATAAAATATCGCTTAATACGGCTGCAGTGTTGAATCCAAGGCTGATTCAAGAAGGAGCCTCATTTTTTGGAAGTCAATGTATTGTCGTAGCGATTGATGCGAAGCAAACAGGACCTAGCACTTGGGAGGTATTTACACATGGTGGTCGAAAGGCAACAGGTCTGAATGTTTTAGATTGGGCAAGAGAAGTAGAAAGATTAGGTGCTGGTGAGCTTTTACTTACCTCCATGGATGATGATGGTGAAAAATCGGGTTTTGGACTTGAATTAACAAGTTTAGTCTCCACAACGGTAGGAATTCCAGTGATTGCGTCTGGTGGTGCAGGACATGTAGAACATTTTGTTGATGTACTTACAGTTGGAAAGGCAGATGCAGCACTGGCAGCCTCTATCTTTCATTATGAGAAAACATCAATTACTGCGGTGAAAAAATTTGTAATGACAAAAGGGGTGCCTGTACGTTATGAAGGAGAAACGGCTATCAGAGAAGCTGAGATTTGA
- the hisA gene encoding 1-(5-phosphoribosyl)-5-[(5-phosphoribosylamino)methylideneamino]imidazole-4-carboxamide isomerase, protein MTFTIYPAIDIRGGKCVRLFQGDFNQETVYGESPHDIARMWSESGASWVHVVDLDGAKEGSPVHFELIGEMVKSISVPIQVGGGIRTLQDIEAYVECGIARIILGTAAIEDLIFTKEALRRYGSRIAIGLDCRSGYVATRGWLSTTKMKATELAKQLVEYGAELFIYTDIGRDGTLTGPNIEEIVQLGVATGKKVIASGGVGHLNDLLALAKQRECGVEGAIVGKALYTEAISLPEALDKVREVKRTC, encoded by the coding sequence ATGACATTCACTATCTATCCTGCTATCGATATACGTGGAGGGAAGTGTGTTCGTTTATTCCAAGGGGATTTCAATCAAGAGACAGTATATGGGGAGTCTCCTCATGATATTGCTCGAATGTGGTCGGAATCAGGAGCATCTTGGGTGCATGTGGTGGATCTGGATGGAGCAAAAGAAGGATCGCCTGTACATTTTGAATTGATTGGTGAAATGGTTAAATCGATATCTGTACCAATCCAAGTAGGTGGCGGAATTCGGACTTTACAGGATATTGAAGCATATGTGGAGTGTGGAATCGCAAGAATTATCCTAGGGACAGCGGCTATAGAGGATCTTATCTTTACAAAAGAGGCATTACGTCGCTACGGTTCACGTATCGCCATTGGCTTGGATTGTCGAAGTGGCTACGTCGCTACCAGAGGATGGCTATCTACAACGAAAATGAAGGCAACAGAATTAGCTAAACAATTAGTAGAATACGGAGCGGAATTATTTATTTACACAGATATCGGAAGGGATGGCACACTTACAGGACCTAATATAGAAGAAATTGTTCAATTAGGAGTTGCTACTGGCAAAAAAGTCATTGCCTCAGGAGGAGTTGGCCATTTAAATGATTTACTCGCTTTGGCCAAACAAAGAGAGTGTGGAGTAGAGGGAGCTATTGTTGGAAAGGCGCTTTACACGGAAGCTATTTCACTTCCCGAAGCCTTAGATAAAGTAAGGGAGGTCAAGCGAACATGTTAA
- the hisH gene encoding imidazole glycerol phosphate synthase subunit HisH, which produces MIGIIDYGMGNLFSLRKALERLEVAHEIVSQPEHLNNYSGLLLPGVGAFGDAMRYIRAISLDQAIREYVRTDRPILGICLGMQLLFSESEEHGEHKGLDLLPGRVVRFQGDFKIPHMGWNQLSLRNRQHPLVKGVLEGEYAYFVHSYYVQVHDPTHLLATTDYHHDVAAIVSSGKVTGMQFHPEKSGSTGIRLLANFVQQCKEGLS; this is translated from the coding sequence ATGATTGGAATTATCGACTATGGGATGGGTAATTTGTTTAGTTTACGCAAAGCGCTGGAACGTTTAGAGGTAGCACATGAGATCGTTAGTCAACCAGAACACTTAAATAACTATAGTGGATTATTACTACCAGGTGTAGGTGCCTTTGGGGACGCCATGAGATATATACGAGCAATCAGCTTAGATCAAGCGATCCGAGAATATGTACGGACAGATCGTCCAATATTGGGAATATGTTTAGGAATGCAACTATTGTTTAGCGAAAGTGAAGAGCATGGGGAGCATAAAGGCTTAGACCTGCTCCCAGGGAGAGTTGTACGCTTTCAGGGAGATTTTAAAATTCCTCATATGGGATGGAATCAACTTTCTCTAAGGAATCGTCAGCATCCTTTAGTAAAGGGAGTACTAGAAGGAGAATATGCGTATTTTGTGCATTCCTATTATGTACAGGTACATGATCCGACTCATTTGCTTGCAACCACGGACTATCATCATGATGTAGCAGCGATTGTTTCGTCTGGAAAAGTTACAGGTATGCAGTTTCATCCAGAGAAGAGCGGGTCAACAGGCATTCGTTTATTAGCTAATTTTGTACAGCAATGCAAGGAGGGTCTGTCATGA